From Hermetia illucens chromosome 6, iHerIll2.2.curated.20191125, whole genome shotgun sequence, one genomic window encodes:
- the LOC119660613 gene encoding histone-arginine methyltransferase CARMER, with protein sequence MMMAEGTFHGVFVYKIEENLQLVKKFDKPCTVACGYDPQGTILKITLDEEGTKSIEYLLTSETDTARLGQRGEVINTDDEDICLRFNADTDASRFRKIVDKVKRHRPKSVFSQRTEESSASQYFQFYGYLSQQQNMMQDYVRTSTYQKAILGNLSDFHNKVVLDVGAGSGILSFFAVQAGAAKVYAIEASNMAQYAQQLVMSNNVQEKIMVIPGKIEEIELPQMVDIIISEPMGYMLFNERMLETYLHARKWLKPNGKMFPTHGDLHIAPFSDEALYSEQYNKANFWYQSAFHGVDLTVLHKEAMKEYFRQPIVDTFDIRICMAKSIRYVCDFLKDNESDLHDIDIPLEFHALQTGICHGLAFWFDVEFLGSTQQVWLSTAPTAPLTHWYQVRCLLHMPIFIKQGQMLTGRVLLVANKRQSYDVTIDLRIEGTHISSSNTLDLKNPYFRYTGAPVTAPPGTNTQSPSEAYWAHLDAQGVRNAVNLVNGITVNGIGEASMDITHAIINQTV encoded by the exons ATGATGATGGCGGAGGGGACCTTCCACGGCGTTTTTGTTTATAAGATCGAGGAGAATCTGCAGCTGGTGAAAAAGTTCGATAAACCCTGCACAGTTGCGTGCGGCTACGATCCTCAGGGAACCATCCTGAAAATCACATTAG ATGAAGAGGGCACGAAGTCCATAGAATATCTTCTCACATCAGAAACAGACACAGCGCGACTGGGCCAGAGAGGTGAAGTAATAAACACAGACGACGAGGATATTTGTCTTAGATTTAACGCAGACACAG ATGCATCACGTTTTCGTAAAATAGTAGATAAAGTAAAACGTCACCGCCCAAAATCAGTATTTTCACAACGAACCGAAGAGTCTTCCGCTTCACAGTATTTCCAGTTTTACGGCTACCTGAGCCAGCAGCAAAACATGATGCAGGACTACGTTCGGACGAGCACCTACCAAAAAGCTATCTTAGGGAATTTATCGGATTTTCAC AATAAAGTTGTCCTGGATGTTGGCGCTGGGTCGGGAATCCTTTCGTTCTTTGCTGTACAGGCCGGAGCCGCCAAGGTGTATGCGATCGAAGCGAGCAACATGGCCCAGTACGCGCAACAGCTGGTTATGTCGAACAACGTGCAGGAAAAAATTATGGTGATCCCCGGGAAAATAGAGGAAATTGAATTGCCGCAAATGGTGGACATTATCATCTCCGAGCCGATGGGCTACATGCTGTTCAACGAGCGCATGCTCGAGACATATTTGCACGCGAGGAAGTGGCTTAAGCCAAACGGTAAAATGTTCCCGACGCACGGCGACCTGCATATTGCGCCATTCAGTGACGAGGCGCTCTACTCAGAGCAGTACAATAAGGCGAACTTCTGGTATCAGTCGGCGTTCCATGGAGTCGACCTGACGGTGTTGCATAAGGAAGCAATGAAGGAGTATTTCCGCCAGCCAATCGTAGATACATTCGATATTCGAATTTGCATGGCCAAGTCGATAAGATACGTCTGTGACTTcttgaaagacaatgaaagcgATTTGCATGACATTG ACATACCTCTCGAATTCCACGCCTTGCAGACTGGAATTTGCCACGGCCTCGCGTTCTGGTTCGACGTAGAATTCCTGGGATCAACGCAGCAAGTGTGGCTCTCGACTGCACCCACAGCTCCGCTGACGCACTGGTACCAGGTCCGGTGTCTTCTTCACATGCCAATTTTCATTAAGCAAGGTCAGATGCTGACAGGCCGTGTGTTACTCGTGGCGAATAAGCGGCAGAGCTACGATGTGACAATCGATTTGCGGATTGAGGGGACACACATTTCCTCTAGCAACACGTTAGATCTTAAAAACCCCTACTTTAGGTACACTGGAGCGCCGGTCACTGCTCCGCCCGGAACTAATACTCAGTCACCGTCAGAGGCCTATTGGGCACACTTGGACGCGCAAGGCGTTCGAAATG CCGTTAACTTAGTCAATGGAATAACCGTGAACGGGATCGGCGAGGCGTCAATGGACATAACCCACGCGATAATCAACCAAACAGTCTAG